Proteins encoded in a region of the Takifugu flavidus isolate HTHZ2018 chromosome 10, ASM371156v2, whole genome shotgun sequence genome:
- the LOC130531986 gene encoding F-actin-uncapping protein LRRC16A-like isoform X1, translated as MGEEVSEVPKELVESVRDAVGRKVKLSLRKRVKLEIKGDKTENRVLALASYRVYLLTARIPAKVEHSFNYLEIQGIACNKPTQLLVEYERGSFSLRLQTTEEVNDVVAHIGNSLLRICPGVPPSKMMKKLSMEPADRVSCLQTLWENNKPAEPGPCGGFSQMYRCVCDWLGLPYKEEVQWDVDTIYLTQDTRELNLQDFSHLENRDLVAIIAVLEFNQWFTKLSSKDYKLSADVCEQILRVVSRSGRLEELVLDSAGLKTDFAQKLAAALAHNPSSGLTTLNLANNPLEDRGISSLGAQFAKLRMGLKHLNFSKTSLSPKGVNSLCQSLCANPSIPSSLVHLDLSGNVLRGDDMQHFYHFLSQPNSLETLDLSNTDCSLDHVCSALLRGSAQHLAVLNVSKSVFPHRKGKEVPLSFKHFFSSAMSLRLINMSGTKLPPEALKALLLGLASNLNVKDVSLDLSCCELGHCLRSGGSQILEGCIAEIPNISSLDISDNGLDSDLSTLLVWLAKNRSIRHLSLGKNFNNIKSKNLAPVLDSLVHLIQEEESPLTSLSLADSRLKSDLSIVLNALGSNSTLAKLDISGNAMGDMGAKMLAKALQINSKLRTVIWDKNNTSPQGLQDVAAALEKNFTIRFMPIPIIDASQALKASPEKTEDALLKIENYLYRNHETRKYLQEQAYRLQQGIVTTTTQQMIDRVCVKVQDHLNSLRNSEMEAILEDVRSAENLIKDARNSKTLLPNLYHLGSVAREELNSSSVGPIQKKLESMAGEVTTVMDQQLQSLLELMVDAAESLCPHVMKRTNLRTELIQASSSKMVVPKSFVTKTLLEQSGVDIVNKISEVKLSLASFLSDRIVDEILEALSTSQLTLADHLVRRGRPLVQQESVDLDVPEEKVAKRASTEILEGERLDDLESCMMTPKSKRKSIHSRMLRPVSRAFEMEFDLDKALEDVPVHVEDASSRTPPTPSQVVPKMEQRLMAELPSEEEKKLQHFTKLRPRRKKKMHSSKVPQISSVPSQDGEQNGLMGRVDEGVDEFFSTKVTKIESKRSLKGSESQDIEKKKSKGGFLNLIKRSSKSDKSDKSQTAPSVLGASSATSATAPASSIPEEPSSPRVALKSPAPETKSKDASSRSQHTDCSSSSDRSEEPRTPDSIDEPWEGSDGRGSPQGGRRYPGVQMMGSGLLAEMKAKQERRAHKSSSPDRPDSNTSENRSSTGLVLKSDPGSPEKTHPRGDVKPEPATRLKAASLGSSPGGPVNPKPPVSQGTKPALAARPTIPLKPRTASNRSIDEGADSPSSGCVSPKVTTLPPLKRMLSEKEGQTGVQSAGSPNKTTQDVRSPPVSDPGQRPSFVRTNSEDQSSVKAKDQSPNPDKDKTTGKKSSDSGEEADKDLILS; from the exons ATGGGTGAAGAGGTGTCAGAGGTCCCCAAAGAGCTTGTGG AGAGCGTGCGGGACGCGGTGGGGAGGAAGGTGAAGCTGTCACTGAGGAAGAGAGTCAAACTAGAGATCAAAGGAGACAAGACGGAGAACAGAGTTCTG gCCCTCGCCTCATACCGGGTCTACCTTTTGACCGCGCGGATTCCCGCCAAG GTGGAACACTCCTTTAATTACCTGGAGATCCAGGGGATTGCTTGCAACAAGCCTACACAG ctgctggtaGAGTATGAGCGGGGCTCCTTCTCTCTGAGGCTGCAAACCACCGAGGAGGTCAACGATGTGGTCGCTCATATCGGAAACTCTCTGCTGAGGATATGTCCAGGTGTACCACCCag CAAAATGATGAAGAAGCTTTCCATGGAGCCTGCAGACAGGGTGTCCTGCCTGCAGACACTCTGGGAGAACAATAAACCTGCAGAACCTGGACCCTGTG GTGGTTTCTCTCAGATGTACAGGTGTGTTTGCGACTGGCTCGGGTTGCCTTATAAGGAAGAAGTGCAGTGG GATGTGGACACCATCTATTTAACACAAGACACCAGGGAGCTCAACTTGCAGGACTTCAGCCATCTTGAAAATAG GGATCTGGTGGCCATTATTGCTGTCCTGGAGTTTAACCAGTGGTTCACTAAACTCTCCAGTAAAGACTACAAACTG tctgcagatgtgtgtgagcagatCCTTCGGGTGGTGTCTCGCTCCGGTCGCCTGGAGGAGTTGGTTCTGGACAGTGCTGGACTCAAAAC TGATTTCGCTCAGAAGTTGGCTGCTGCCCTGGCCCATAACCCCAGCTCAGGTCTCACCACCCTCAATCTTGCCAACAACccactggaggacagag GTATTTCCTCCCTCGGTGCTCAGTTTGCCAAACTTCGTATGGGGCTCAAACATTTAAACTTCTCCAAAACCTCATTGTCGCCCAAAG gggtgAACAGCCTTTGCCAGTCACTGTGTGCCAATCCGTCCATCCCCAGTAGCCTGGTCCATCTGGACCTCTCAGGGAATGTCCTCCGTGGAGACGACATGCAG CATTTCTACCACTTTTTGAGTCAACCCAACAGCCTGGAAACTCTTGACCTCTCCAACACTGACTGCTCTTTGGATCAT GTTTGTTCGGCTCTTCTGCGAGGTTCAGCTCAACACCTCGCTGTCCTGAATGTGTCCAAGAGTGTGTTTCCTCACAG GAAAGGCAAAGAGGTGCCACTGTCGTTCAAGCATTTCTTCAGCAGCGCCATGTCTCTCAGACTCATCAACATGTCGGGAACCAAGCTGCCGCCAGAGGCCTTGAA GGCTCTGCTGCTCGGCCTTGCCAGTAACTTAAATGTGAAGGACGTGTCTCTCGACCTCAGCTGCTGTGAG CTGGGCCATTGC TTGCGTTCAGGAGGCTCTCAGATCCTTGAGGGTTGCATTGCCGAGATCCCGAACATCTCCAGCTTGGACATCTCTGACAATG GCCTGGACTCGGACCTGTCCACCCTGCTGGTGTGGTTGGCCAAGAACCGTTCAATTAGGCACCTTTCACTGGGCAAAAACTTCAACAACATCAAGTCCAA AAACCTTGCTCCAGTGTTGGACAGCCTGGTCCACTTGATTCAGGAAGAGGAGTCG CCCctcacctctctgtctctggcaGACTCCAGGTTGAAGAGCGATCTGTCCATTGTGCTGAATGCACTTGGGAGCAACTCCACACTTGCCAAGTTGGACATCAGCGGGAACGCCATGGGGGACATGGGAGCCAAGATGCTGGCAAAGGCTCTGCAAATAAACTCTAAGCTCAG GACGGTAATCTGGGATAAGAACAACACCAGCCCCCAGGGTCTTCAGGAtgtagcagcagctctggaaaa AAACTTCACCATTCGCTTCATGCCCATCCCCATCATCGACGCTTCCCAGGCTCTGAAGGCCAGCCCGGAAAAAACCGAGGACGCATTGCTGAAG ATTGAGAATTATTTGTACAGGAATCACGAAACTAGAAAATACCTCCAGGAACAGGCGTACAGACTCCAGCAGGGCATCGTGACCACCACCACACAACAG atgATCGACAGGGTTTGTGTGAAGGTGCAGGACCACCTGAACTCTCTGAGGAACTCTGAGATGGAAGCCATCCTGGAGGACGTCAGGTCAGCTGAGAACCTGATCAAAGATGCCAGGAACTCAAAAACG TTGCTGCCCAACCTTTATCACTTAGGCTCGGTAGCCAGGGAGGAGCTGAACAGCTCGTCAGTGGGGCCTATTCAGAAGAAACTGGAGTCTATGGCTGGAGAGGTGACAACGGTCATGGACCAGCAACTGCAG AGTTTGTTGGAGTTGATGGTGGATGCAGCGGAGTCTCTGTGCCCTCATGTGATGAAGAGGACTAATCTTCGCACAGAGCTAATACAAGCTAGCTCATCCAAGATGGTCGTCCCCAAAAGCTTTGTGACCAAGACCCTCCTGGAGCAGTCTGGAGTGGACATTGTTAATAAGATcag CGAGGTGAAGCTGAGTCTGGCATCTTTCCTCTCCGATCGGATCGTCGATGAGATTTTGGAAGCTCTTTCCACGTCTCAGCTCACTCTG GCAGACCATCTGGTGCGGCGAGGTCGCCCCCTGGTGCAGCAGGAGTCGGTAGATCTGGATGTCCCAGAGGAGAAAGTTGCTAAACGGGCGTCGACAGAGATCCTGGAGGGGGAGAGGTTGGATGACCTAGAGTCGTGCATG ATGACTCCCAAGTCCAAGAGAAAGAGCATCCACAGCAGAATGCTTCGGCCGGTGTCTCGTGCCTTCG AGATGGAATTCGACCTGGATAAGGCCCTTGAGGACGTCCCTGTCCATGTGGAGGACGCCTCATCCCGTACTCCGCCCACGCCATCGCAGGTGGTGCCAAAAATGGAGCAGCGACTGATGGCAGAGCTGCcgtcagaggaagagaagaagctgcagcactTCACTAAACTGCGTCCccgcaggaagaagaagatgcatTCGAGCAAAGTTCCT CAAATCAGCAGTGTGCCATCTCAAGATGGAGAGCAGAACGGCCTCATGGGAAGGGTAGATGAAGGCGTGGATGAGTTTTTCTCTACAAAAGTCACTAAGATAGAATCAAA ACGTTCCCTAAAGGGTTCAGAATCTCAGGatatagagaaaaaaaaaagtaaaggaGGGTTCTTAAATCTCATAAAACGCTCCTCTAAATCGGATAAATCGGACAAATCTCAGACAGCCCCTTCAGTTTTGGGGGCTTCCTCAGCAACTTCAgccacagctccagcatcttccaTCCCCGAGGAGCCCTCCTCACCAAGGGTGGCACTAAAAAGCCCAGCACCTGAGACAAAGTCcaa AGACGCTTCTAGCCGCTCACAGCACACAGACTGTAGCAGCAGCTCCGACCGCTCAGAGGAGCCGAGGACGCCAGACTCTATAGACGAGCCCTGGGAGGGCTCAGATGGCAGGGGCAGTCCTCAGGGTGGCAGGAGGTACCCGGGGGTGCAGATGATGGGCAGCGGCCTCCTGGCTGAAATGAAAgccaagcaggagaggagagcacaCAAG TCTTCCAGCCCTGACAGGCCTGACAGCAATACATCAG AAAACAGATCCTCTACTGGTTTGGTTTTGAAATCCGACCCGGGTTCCCCAGAGAAAACCCACCCCCGTGGTGACGTAAAACCAGAGCCGGCCACTCGCCTCAAGGCTGCATCCTTAGGTAGTTCCCCTGGAGGGCCAGTAAATCCCAAACCGCCTGTGTCCCAGGGGACAAAGCCAGCTCTGGCTGCCCGACCCACCATCCCCCTGAAGCCGAGGACTGCCAGCAACAGGAGCATCG ATGAGGGTGCAGATTCACCCAGTAGTGGCTGTGTCTCTCCTAAGGTCACAACGCTTCCACCCTTAAAGAGGATGCTGTCAGAGAAAGAGGGCCAAACTGGTGTGCAGTCAGCAGGCTCTCCCAATAAAACCACTCAGGATG tgagGTCGCCACCTGTGTCGGACCCCGGTCAGCGACCCAGCTTTGTCCGCACCAACTCCGAAGATCAGAGCTCGGTCAAGGCCAAGGACCAATCCCCAAACCCAGACAAGGACAAGACGACAGGGAAGAAGTCGTCAGACTCTGGGGAGGAGGCAGACAAAGACTTAATTTTAAGTTAA
- the LOC130531986 gene encoding F-actin-uncapping protein LRRC16A-like isoform X2: MGEEVSEVPKELVESVRDAVGRKVKLSLRKRVKLEIKGDKTENRVLALASYRVYLLTARIPAKVEHSFNYLEIQGIACNKPTQLLVEYERGSFSLRLQTTEEVNDVVAHIGNSLLRICPGVPPSKMMKKLSMEPADRVSCLQTLWENNKPAEPGPCGGFSQMYRCVCDWLGLPYKEEVQWDVDTIYLTQDTRELNLQDFSHLENRDLVAIIAVLEFNQWFTKLSSKDYKLSADVCEQILRVVSRSGRLEELVLDSAGLKTDFAQKLAAALAHNPSSGLTTLNLANNPLEDRGISSLGAQFAKLRMGLKHLNFSKTSLSPKGVNSLCQSLCANPSIPSSLVHLDLSGNVLRGDDMQHFYHFLSQPNSLETLDLSNTDCSLDHVCSALLRGSAQHLAVLNVSKSVFPHRKGKEVPLSFKHFFSSAMSLRLINMSGTKLPPEALKALLLGLASNLNVKDVSLDLSCCELGHCLRSGGSQILEGCIAEIPNISSLDISDNGLDSDLSTLLVWLAKNRSIRHLSLGKNFNNIKSKNLAPVLDSLVHLIQEEESPLTSLSLADSRLKSDLSIVLNALGSNSTLAKLDISGNAMGDMGAKMLAKALQINSKLRTVIWDKNNTSPQGLQDVAAALEKNFTIRFMPIPIIDASQALKASPEKTEDALLKIENYLYRNHETRKYLQEQAYRLQQGIVTTTTQQMIDRVCVKVQDHLNSLRNSEMEAILEDVRSAENLIKDARNSKTLLPNLYHLGSVAREELNSSSVGPIQKKLESMAGEVTTVMDQQLQSLLELMVDAAESLCPHVMKRTNLRTELIQASSSKMVVPKSFVTKTLLEQSGVDIVNKIRQVKLSLASFLSDRIVDEILEALSTSQLTLADHLVRRGRPLVQQESVDLDVPEEKVAKRASTEILEGERLDDLESCMMTPKSKRKSIHSRMLRPVSRAFEMEFDLDKALEDVPVHVEDASSRTPPTPSQVVPKMEQRLMAELPSEEEKKLQHFTKLRPRRKKKMHSSKVPQISSVPSQDGEQNGLMGRVDEGVDEFFSTKVTKIESKRSLKGSESQDIEKKKSKGGFLNLIKRSSKSDKSDKSQTAPSVLGASSATSATAPASSIPEEPSSPRVALKSPAPETKSKDASSRSQHTDCSSSSDRSEEPRTPDSIDEPWEGSDGRGSPQGGRRYPGVQMMGSGLLAEMKAKQERRAHKSSSPDRPDSNTSENRSSTGLVLKSDPGSPEKTHPRGDVKPEPATRLKAASLGSSPGGPVNPKPPVSQGTKPALAARPTIPLKPRTASNRSIDEGADSPSSGCVSPKVTTLPPLKRMLSEKEGQTGVQSAGSPNKTTQDVRSPPVSDPGQRPSFVRTNSEDQSSVKAKDQSPNPDKDKTTGKKSSDSGEEADKDLILS; the protein is encoded by the exons ATGGGTGAAGAGGTGTCAGAGGTCCCCAAAGAGCTTGTGG AGAGCGTGCGGGACGCGGTGGGGAGGAAGGTGAAGCTGTCACTGAGGAAGAGAGTCAAACTAGAGATCAAAGGAGACAAGACGGAGAACAGAGTTCTG gCCCTCGCCTCATACCGGGTCTACCTTTTGACCGCGCGGATTCCCGCCAAG GTGGAACACTCCTTTAATTACCTGGAGATCCAGGGGATTGCTTGCAACAAGCCTACACAG ctgctggtaGAGTATGAGCGGGGCTCCTTCTCTCTGAGGCTGCAAACCACCGAGGAGGTCAACGATGTGGTCGCTCATATCGGAAACTCTCTGCTGAGGATATGTCCAGGTGTACCACCCag CAAAATGATGAAGAAGCTTTCCATGGAGCCTGCAGACAGGGTGTCCTGCCTGCAGACACTCTGGGAGAACAATAAACCTGCAGAACCTGGACCCTGTG GTGGTTTCTCTCAGATGTACAGGTGTGTTTGCGACTGGCTCGGGTTGCCTTATAAGGAAGAAGTGCAGTGG GATGTGGACACCATCTATTTAACACAAGACACCAGGGAGCTCAACTTGCAGGACTTCAGCCATCTTGAAAATAG GGATCTGGTGGCCATTATTGCTGTCCTGGAGTTTAACCAGTGGTTCACTAAACTCTCCAGTAAAGACTACAAACTG tctgcagatgtgtgtgagcagatCCTTCGGGTGGTGTCTCGCTCCGGTCGCCTGGAGGAGTTGGTTCTGGACAGTGCTGGACTCAAAAC TGATTTCGCTCAGAAGTTGGCTGCTGCCCTGGCCCATAACCCCAGCTCAGGTCTCACCACCCTCAATCTTGCCAACAACccactggaggacagag GTATTTCCTCCCTCGGTGCTCAGTTTGCCAAACTTCGTATGGGGCTCAAACATTTAAACTTCTCCAAAACCTCATTGTCGCCCAAAG gggtgAACAGCCTTTGCCAGTCACTGTGTGCCAATCCGTCCATCCCCAGTAGCCTGGTCCATCTGGACCTCTCAGGGAATGTCCTCCGTGGAGACGACATGCAG CATTTCTACCACTTTTTGAGTCAACCCAACAGCCTGGAAACTCTTGACCTCTCCAACACTGACTGCTCTTTGGATCAT GTTTGTTCGGCTCTTCTGCGAGGTTCAGCTCAACACCTCGCTGTCCTGAATGTGTCCAAGAGTGTGTTTCCTCACAG GAAAGGCAAAGAGGTGCCACTGTCGTTCAAGCATTTCTTCAGCAGCGCCATGTCTCTCAGACTCATCAACATGTCGGGAACCAAGCTGCCGCCAGAGGCCTTGAA GGCTCTGCTGCTCGGCCTTGCCAGTAACTTAAATGTGAAGGACGTGTCTCTCGACCTCAGCTGCTGTGAG CTGGGCCATTGC TTGCGTTCAGGAGGCTCTCAGATCCTTGAGGGTTGCATTGCCGAGATCCCGAACATCTCCAGCTTGGACATCTCTGACAATG GCCTGGACTCGGACCTGTCCACCCTGCTGGTGTGGTTGGCCAAGAACCGTTCAATTAGGCACCTTTCACTGGGCAAAAACTTCAACAACATCAAGTCCAA AAACCTTGCTCCAGTGTTGGACAGCCTGGTCCACTTGATTCAGGAAGAGGAGTCG CCCctcacctctctgtctctggcaGACTCCAGGTTGAAGAGCGATCTGTCCATTGTGCTGAATGCACTTGGGAGCAACTCCACACTTGCCAAGTTGGACATCAGCGGGAACGCCATGGGGGACATGGGAGCCAAGATGCTGGCAAAGGCTCTGCAAATAAACTCTAAGCTCAG GACGGTAATCTGGGATAAGAACAACACCAGCCCCCAGGGTCTTCAGGAtgtagcagcagctctggaaaa AAACTTCACCATTCGCTTCATGCCCATCCCCATCATCGACGCTTCCCAGGCTCTGAAGGCCAGCCCGGAAAAAACCGAGGACGCATTGCTGAAG ATTGAGAATTATTTGTACAGGAATCACGAAACTAGAAAATACCTCCAGGAACAGGCGTACAGACTCCAGCAGGGCATCGTGACCACCACCACACAACAG atgATCGACAGGGTTTGTGTGAAGGTGCAGGACCACCTGAACTCTCTGAGGAACTCTGAGATGGAAGCCATCCTGGAGGACGTCAGGTCAGCTGAGAACCTGATCAAAGATGCCAGGAACTCAAAAACG TTGCTGCCCAACCTTTATCACTTAGGCTCGGTAGCCAGGGAGGAGCTGAACAGCTCGTCAGTGGGGCCTATTCAGAAGAAACTGGAGTCTATGGCTGGAGAGGTGACAACGGTCATGGACCAGCAACTGCAG AGTTTGTTGGAGTTGATGGTGGATGCAGCGGAGTCTCTGTGCCCTCATGTGATGAAGAGGACTAATCTTCGCACAGAGCTAATACAAGCTAGCTCATCCAAGATGGTCGTCCCCAAAAGCTTTGTGACCAAGACCCTCCTGGAGCAGTCTGGAGTGGACATTGTTAATAAGATcaggcaa GTGAAGCTGAGTCTGGCATCTTTCCTCTCCGATCGGATCGTCGATGAGATTTTGGAAGCTCTTTCCACGTCTCAGCTCACTCTG GCAGACCATCTGGTGCGGCGAGGTCGCCCCCTGGTGCAGCAGGAGTCGGTAGATCTGGATGTCCCAGAGGAGAAAGTTGCTAAACGGGCGTCGACAGAGATCCTGGAGGGGGAGAGGTTGGATGACCTAGAGTCGTGCATG ATGACTCCCAAGTCCAAGAGAAAGAGCATCCACAGCAGAATGCTTCGGCCGGTGTCTCGTGCCTTCG AGATGGAATTCGACCTGGATAAGGCCCTTGAGGACGTCCCTGTCCATGTGGAGGACGCCTCATCCCGTACTCCGCCCACGCCATCGCAGGTGGTGCCAAAAATGGAGCAGCGACTGATGGCAGAGCTGCcgtcagaggaagagaagaagctgcagcactTCACTAAACTGCGTCCccgcaggaagaagaagatgcatTCGAGCAAAGTTCCT CAAATCAGCAGTGTGCCATCTCAAGATGGAGAGCAGAACGGCCTCATGGGAAGGGTAGATGAAGGCGTGGATGAGTTTTTCTCTACAAAAGTCACTAAGATAGAATCAAA ACGTTCCCTAAAGGGTTCAGAATCTCAGGatatagagaaaaaaaaaagtaaaggaGGGTTCTTAAATCTCATAAAACGCTCCTCTAAATCGGATAAATCGGACAAATCTCAGACAGCCCCTTCAGTTTTGGGGGCTTCCTCAGCAACTTCAgccacagctccagcatcttccaTCCCCGAGGAGCCCTCCTCACCAAGGGTGGCACTAAAAAGCCCAGCACCTGAGACAAAGTCcaa AGACGCTTCTAGCCGCTCACAGCACACAGACTGTAGCAGCAGCTCCGACCGCTCAGAGGAGCCGAGGACGCCAGACTCTATAGACGAGCCCTGGGAGGGCTCAGATGGCAGGGGCAGTCCTCAGGGTGGCAGGAGGTACCCGGGGGTGCAGATGATGGGCAGCGGCCTCCTGGCTGAAATGAAAgccaagcaggagaggagagcacaCAAG TCTTCCAGCCCTGACAGGCCTGACAGCAATACATCAG AAAACAGATCCTCTACTGGTTTGGTTTTGAAATCCGACCCGGGTTCCCCAGAGAAAACCCACCCCCGTGGTGACGTAAAACCAGAGCCGGCCACTCGCCTCAAGGCTGCATCCTTAGGTAGTTCCCCTGGAGGGCCAGTAAATCCCAAACCGCCTGTGTCCCAGGGGACAAAGCCAGCTCTGGCTGCCCGACCCACCATCCCCCTGAAGCCGAGGACTGCCAGCAACAGGAGCATCG ATGAGGGTGCAGATTCACCCAGTAGTGGCTGTGTCTCTCCTAAGGTCACAACGCTTCCACCCTTAAAGAGGATGCTGTCAGAGAAAGAGGGCCAAACTGGTGTGCAGTCAGCAGGCTCTCCCAATAAAACCACTCAGGATG tgagGTCGCCACCTGTGTCGGACCCCGGTCAGCGACCCAGCTTTGTCCGCACCAACTCCGAAGATCAGAGCTCGGTCAAGGCCAAGGACCAATCCCCAAACCCAGACAAGGACAAGACGACAGGGAAGAAGTCGTCAGACTCTGGGGAGGAGGCAGACAAAGACTTAATTTTAAGTTAA